Proteins encoded in a region of the Eulemur rufifrons isolate Redbay chromosome 15, OSU_ERuf_1, whole genome shotgun sequence genome:
- the CLDN20 gene encoding claudin-20 yields the protein MASAGLQLLAFILALSGVSGVLTATLLPNWKVNVDVGSNIITAIVQLHGLWMDCTWYSTGMFSCTLKHSILSLPIHVQAARATMVLACVLSALGICTSTVGMKCTRLGGDRETKSHASFAGGICFVSAGISGLIPTVWYTKEIIANFVDLTVPESNKHEPGGAIYIGFISAVLLFISGMIFCTSCTKKNPEAWLYPPSQEHISTTQLENNSAYNLKDYV from the coding sequence ATGGCCTCAGCGGGTCTCCAGCTCCTTGCTTTCATCCTGGCCTTATCCGGGGTCTCTGGAGTGCTCACAGCCACTCTGCTGCCTAACTGGAAGGTGAATGTGGATGTGGGCTCCAACATCATAACAGCCATCGTGCAGCTGCATGGGCTCTGGATGGACTGCACGTGGTACAGCACTGGGATGTTCAGCTGCACCCTGAAACACTCCATTCTGTCCCTCCCCATCCATGTGCAGGCTGCGAGGGCCACGATGGTCCTGGCATGTGTTCTGTCTGCTTTGGGGATCTGTACTTCCACAGTAGGAATGAAATGTACTCGTTTAGGAGGGGACAGAGAAACCAAAAGCCATGCTTCCTTTGCTGGAGGAATCTGTTTCGTGTCTGCAGGAATCTCTGGTTTGATCCCAACAGTGTGGTACACAAAGGAGATCATAGCAAACTTTGTGGATCTGACAGTTCCAGAAAGCAACAAACATGAACCTGGAGGAGCTATCTATATAGGATTCATTTCAgcagtgctgctgtttatctctggCATGATTTTTTGCACTTCCTGTACAAAAAAGAATCCAGAAGCTTGGCTCTATCCACCCAGTCAGGAGCATATCTCTACCACACAGCTAGAGAACAACTCAGCATACAACCTGAAGGATTATGTGTAA